Below is a window of Vicinamibacterales bacterium DNA.
CTTCCTCGTGCTGGCGCGCGACGGACGCGAGGATCGCAATCTGGTCTGGAAGGACACCGTTCTCGTCCGAACCGGCGAGACCGTCGACATCCTGCTGGACGTCAGCCACCCGGGCGTCTGGATGGCGCACTGCCACATCGCCGAGCACCACGAGAGCGGGATGATGCTCCGCTTCCGTGTGAACCGCTAGCGCTCGCCGGAGGAACCGCGTATGAAGACCCTGCTCCTGTTGATCGGCGCGGCGCTGCTGTCCGTCGCCGGGCTCAGTCTTGCGGCGCGCCATCGGGTTGCGCCATCCACCGTCGAGCGCGCAGCGGAGGTCCCGGTTCTCGCGGGCGCCGCCGAGCGCCTCGCCGCGGCGATACGGATCCGCACGATCTCCGCCGAAGACCGGGCGGATTTCGACGCCGCACCCTTCCGTGCCCTGCACGCTCACCTCGAGTCGGCCTTCCCCCGCGCGCACGCGACGCTCCGCCGCGAGACCGTCGGCAGCCACAGCCTGCTCTACGAATGGCCGGGCCGCGACCGTACGCTGAAGCCCATCCTCCTGGCCGGCCACCTCGATGTCGTGCCCGTCGAAGCCGGCACGGAGCGCGAGTGGCAGCACCATCCCTTCGAGGGACGGATCGCAGATGGCTTCGTGTGGGGTCGCGGCGCAATCGACAATAAGTCCGCGGTGGTCGGCATGCTGGAAGCGGTGGAGATGCTGCTCGCCGAAGGCTTTCAGCCGGCCCGTACGGTTTACCTGGCGTACGGCCACGACGAGGAAGTGGGGGGATCGGGCGGGGCGGCGCGCATCGCCGCGTTGCTGAAAACCAGGGGAGTACAGCTCGAGATGGTGATGGATGAAGGCGGCGTGATTGCCGAGCGGATCCTGCCGGGCACCTCGCGGCCGGTTGCACTCGTCGGGATCGCCGAAAAGGGGTTCGTGTCGATCGAGCTGAGCACCCTCGCGCAGGGCGGCCATTCCTCGCTGCCCCCGCCAGCGACCGCGGTCGGCATCCTGAGCGCCGCCGTCGCGCGCCTGGAGCAGCATCCGATGCGCGCGCGCTTCCCGGGTCCGACGCGGCAGCTCTTCGACCGGACCGCGCCGCACTTCCCTGCCGTGCAGCGCGCGGTCTTCAGCAACCTCTGGCTGACCGCGCCGCTGGTGCTCCGGCGGCTGGAAGCCAATCCCGCGACCAATGCCATGGTGCGAACGACGGCGGCGCCGACGATCTTCCAGGCGGGCACGAAGGACAACGTCCTCCCGCGCTACGCGCGAGCGGTCGTCAACTTCCGCATTCTTCCCGGTGACACCATCGCGAGCGTGCTCGCGTACGTGCGCAGCACCATCGCCGACGAACGGGTCACGGTGACGATCGGCGGCCGGTTCTCAGCCGAGCCGTCGCCGATCTCCCCCACCGGCACCGCGATCTTCCGCACTCTGGCGCAAGGTATTCGCCGCGTCCATCCCGACGCCATCGTCGCGCCGTATCTCGTGGCCGTGGCCACCGATGCGCGGTACTACGCCGATCTGAGCAGCAGCGTGTTCCGGTTCCTGCCGTTGCGGCTGACGTCCCAGGACCTGGCGCGCACGCACGGCGCGAACGAGCGGATTGGCATCCGCGAGTACGAATCGGCCGTGAGAACGTATCGCCAGCTGCTCCAGGACACCGCCGGGGGGTAAGAAGCCGCCCGCCCCTTGACCCTGGAACCGTTCCAGGCTCTACGGTAGACACGGAGGTTCACACATGCGCTTACTGCCGATCACGTGCCTGTTCACGATTCTTGGCGCCGCGGCGGCGCCGGTCACCGCCGCGCAGCATCAGCACGGGTCCGCTGACCAGCGGGCCCATGCCGTCATGGGCTTCGACCAGGAGCGGACCACGCATCATTTCGTCTTGTTCACCGACGGCGGTGCCATCGACGTCGCCGTCAAGGACCGCGCGGACGCCAGGAACCGCGACGCCATCCGGTCGCACCTGCCCCACCTCGCGGCGATGTTCGGCAGCGGCGACTTCGACGCGCCCATGTTGGTACACGATGCTCGCAACGTGCCGGGGACGGTGACGATGGCGGCCAGGAAAGCGGCGATCGTCTACCGCTACGTGGAGACTCCCAACGGGGGACGCGTGGACATCCGGACGTCCGACCGCGACGCGCTCGAGGCTGTGCACGCGTTCCTGAAGTATCAGATCGCCGAGCACAAGACCGGCGATCCGCTGACGCCCCGGCCGCGGTGACCGGTGCGTCGCGTACTTGTTACCAGCGCGATTCGCGACGCTGCCGGCCGCCGCGGAAGCCGTCGTTCGAGCGCGGCGACAGCGGTTTCGCTTCGTTGACCGCGAGACTGCGGCCCCCGAGCTGGTGCTGATCGAGCGTGGCGATCGCGCGCTGGGCGCCTTCGACATCGCTCATCTCGACGAAAGCAAAACCGCGTGCCTGGCCGGTGGCCCGGTCGCGCATGATGTTGACGCCGGCGACCTGACCGGCGCCGCCGAACAGGGTCTGAAGATCGGACTCGGTGGTGTCGTACGGCAGGTTGCCGACGTACAGCTTGGTGTTCATGGATACTCCTGCATCTCACGGATGCACTTGATCTGATGGCAGGCTCGAGCGGGATGCCCGGCGACGGAGCGCAGGAGAGTCGAACGAGTTCGGATCTGATGCGGAAGTCGGTAAAAGCGAGCTGTCAGAAGCCAATCACAGGATACCACATCGCCGCGTGCGGCTCGGGTCTTGCCCGGTCGGGGAATTCTCGGCGCCGGCGCGGAAAATCTCCCGCTCGCTGATCCAGCCCTTTTCAATCCACGCGAAAATCGCCGGGAATTGCGCGCGCGTCCGTCCCTGCCGGCTGGCGCGTGTGTTGCCGTACCTGCGGTTCGAGTCTCGACGTGCTGCGCGCACTCGCCCTTTCGATCGTGCTGACCCTCGCCGCAGGACCCGAGGTCTCCGTCTTGTGCGCGGCATGGTGTCACCCTGCCGCCGCGGCGGCCGGGCGTTGCCAACACGGCGGCGTCCCCGGCGTGACGACGAACGACCGCTGCGCCGACGCCTGCTCTCGGCCGGTCGCGGTCGTCCGCGGGGACGTCCAGCGGGAGGTCTCTGCCGGGCACAGTCACGCCGCCGTGCCGGCACCTTCGCACGTCGCGCGGCCGCCGCGCGACGCGGCCTCGGTCCGCGACTCGCGGCCGCAGTACGCGTCCGGAACACGACCACCTCTCATCGCCCTGCGCCTGTAACACACACCCCAGGCCATTCACACCTCGAGAACGCGCCCGCGCGCCTGGTTGTGCCGCGCCGGCGGCGCCGATTTCGAGGCCGGGACTTCATTCGGAGAGAGGCCGTTGTGAGAACCGTCCACAGACACCTGGCGGCAATCGTCGTCGTTGCGGCGATCGCGCCCGCGACCGTCGCCGGTCAGCGGCCGCCGTCGCTGCCTTCCCCGCTCGCGCTGCCCGACGTCGTCCGCATCGCGGCTGAGCGGCGCGACGAGATCCAGGCCGCCCGCGCCCGCATCCGGGCCGGCGAGGCGCGCGCCGCGATCGTCTCCGCTCTCGCGGATCCGATGATCTCTCCCTCGCTCGACCACTTGCCGTTCATGCTCGGCGGCGCCGACGTCAGCATCACGATCGAGCAGCAGATTCCGCTGTCCGGCATCCGCGGCCGCCGCCGCGCGGCGGCGCTGGCGGACGTGGAGCGCCTCCGGGCCGAAGCGAATCGCACCACGCTGGACGTGGGGATCGGCGCCGCGAGCGCCTACCTGATGCTGCAGGAGCGCCGGCGCACGGCGGCGCTGGTCGACGAGCAGATCGGGTTCGCGAAGGACGTCGTGACGGCGGCGAATGCGAGATACGCCAGCGGGACGGCGCCGCAATCCGACGTCCTTCGCGCGGAAGTCGAGGTCGCGCGGCTCGAAGCCCTGGCAGGCAGCCTGATCCGCGAAGTGCGAGGCGCCGAGGCGATGCTGAACACGAGCCTCGCGCTCGATGCCGATACGCCCGTCCCGCCCCTCGCGCCCGTTCCTCTGCGCGAGCCGCCACCCGACTGGCCGTCGATCAAAGCCGCGCTGGCCTCCCGGCCGGAGGTCGCGGCCGGCCGCGCCGAAATCGCGCGCGCGGAGGCCGAGGTGCAGGTGATGCGCGACATGTTCCGGCCGATGGCGACCATCCGGACGGGACCGTCCTACACGATGGCGGAAGGGCGCGGCTGGATGGCGATGGTCGGCGTCAGCCTGCCGATCTGGCGGAGCAAGCTCCGCGCGGGCGTCGCGGAGGCGCAGGCGATGCGGGCGATGTCGGAAGCGGACCTCCGCGCGATGACGCGGATGATCGAGGGTGAAGCGGCGGCCGCGGTCCGTCAGCTCGAGGCGGCGTATGAACGGCACGCGGCACTGACCGCGAACGTGCTCCCCCGCGCCCGCATGGCAATCGAACCGGCCGTCGCCGGCTACGCCGCCGGCCGGCTGCCACTCGTCAGCGTCATCGAAGCGGTGCAGGCGCTCTGGGTCGTGCAGGCCGACCTGGTCGCCGCGGAAACCGAACTCGGTCTGGCCTGGGCGCGGCTCGGCCGCGCCATCGGGTCGTACGAAGGGATCTGGCAATGAGCGCCACACGCTTTCTCCACCGAATCGCCGCGCCGCTCCTGTCGGCGCTCGCCACGGCCGTCGTGTTGATCGGCATCCTCTGGGTGCAGCACGCGCGATCGGGCTGGCCGTTCGATCGACCGCCGTCTACCCCGCCGCCCGAACACCCGGCCGGCATCGTGCCGACCAGCGGTGCCGGGACCGCTCACTCCCGGGTCCCGGTGGACGCCGACGCGGCGCAGTCGCTCGACATCCGCCTCGAAACGGTCGGCCACGAATCGCTGACGCAGACGGTCCGGGTGGTCGCGACGGTGGTCCCCGACGAGTCCCGCATCTCTCACGTGCACACGCGCGTCGCCGGCTGGATCGAGCATCTCGACGTGAACACGACCGGCGAGTTCGTGCAGGCCGGTCAGCCGCTGGCGCACATCTTCTCGCAGGAGCTGCTGTCGTCGCAGACCGAATACCTCGCCGCGCGACGCAACGCCGCGGCGTCGGGGATCACCAGCGCCGTGATCGCCGGCGGCCGCACACGCCTCGGCGTGCTGGGCATGCCGCCTGCCGAGATCGAGGCAATCGAACGAGGAGGCGAACCGCGCCGGCTGGTGACCGTCGTCGCTCCGCGCAGCGGCGTGGTGGTGAATCGCGGGGTCACTGCCGGCACGTCGGTCGACCCCTCGACGACGCTGCTGACGATTGCCGACCTGTCACGCGTGTGGGTGCTTGCCGAAGTCCCCGAGGCGAGCATCCCGGGCGTGCGCGTCGGCACCGCCGCGGAACTGGACTTCCCGGCGTCGGGCCGCGCGCCATTCGCCGCCCGGGTGGACTTCGTGTACCCGACGCTGAGCGAACGCACGCGCACGCTCCGCGTCCGTCTGTCGGTGCCGAATCCCAGCGGCGCGCTGAGGCCCGGGCTCTACGGCACTGCCGCGCTCCAATCCACCGGCCAGCACGTAATCACCGTGCCGCGTGACGCCGTCGTCGACACCGGACTCACACAGCACGTGTTCGTCGCCGCGGGCGGCATGTTCGAGCCGCGGCCGGTGACCGTCGGCGCGCAGCTTGCGGATCGCGTCGAGATCCGCGCCGGCCTGAACGGCGGCGAACAGATCGTCGCCGCCGGCGTCTTCCTCCTCGACTCGGAGAGCCGCCTGCGGGCCACGGGCGGAGCCGCCGGGCACCAGCACGGAACGACGCCGGATCCGCATGCCGGTCATCGGCAGCCGGCCGGAAGGAAGTAGCCGTCATGGTCGAACGGATCATCGAACTCTCGGTCCGCTACAAGTGGGTGGTGTTCGGCGCGGCGGCCGCGCTCGCGCTCGTGGCCGCGGATGCGCTTCGCAGGACGCCGCTCGACGCGCTCCCCGACCTGTCGGATCCGCAGGTGATCATCTACAGCGAGTGGATGGGACGCAGCCCGGA
It encodes the following:
- a CDS encoding M20 family peptidase; translation: MKTLLLLIGAALLSVAGLSLAARHRVAPSTVERAAEVPVLAGAAERLAAAIRIRTISAEDRADFDAAPFRALHAHLESAFPRAHATLRRETVGSHSLLYEWPGRDRTLKPILLAGHLDVVPVEAGTEREWQHHPFEGRIADGFVWGRGAIDNKSAVVGMLEAVEMLLAEGFQPARTVYLAYGHDEEVGGSGGAARIAALLKTRGVQLEMVMDEGGVIAERILPGTSRPVALVGIAEKGFVSIELSTLAQGGHSSLPPPATAVGILSAAVARLEQHPMRARFPGPTRQLFDRTAPHFPAVQRAVFSNLWLTAPLVLRRLEANPATNAMVRTTAAPTIFQAGTKDNVLPRYARAVVNFRILPGDTIASVLAYVRSTIADERVTVTIGGRFSAEPSPISPTGTAIFRTLAQGIRRVHPDAIVAPYLVAVATDARYYADLSSSVFRFLPLRLTSQDLARTHGANERIGIREYESAVRTYRQLLQDTAGG
- a CDS encoding RNA-binding protein gives rise to the protein MNTKLYVGNLPYDTTESDLQTLFGGAGQVAGVNIMRDRATGQARGFAFVEMSDVEGAQRAIATLDQHQLGGRSLAVNEAKPLSPRSNDGFRGGRQRRESRW
- a CDS encoding TolC family protein, yielding MRTVHRHLAAIVVVAAIAPATVAGQRPPSLPSPLALPDVVRIAAERRDEIQAARARIRAGEARAAIVSALADPMISPSLDHLPFMLGGADVSITIEQQIPLSGIRGRRRAAALADVERLRAEANRTTLDVGIGAASAYLMLQERRRTAALVDEQIGFAKDVVTAANARYASGTAPQSDVLRAEVEVARLEALAGSLIREVRGAEAMLNTSLALDADTPVPPLAPVPLREPPPDWPSIKAALASRPEVAAGRAEIARAEAEVQVMRDMFRPMATIRTGPSYTMAEGRGWMAMVGVSLPIWRSKLRAGVAEAQAMRAMSEADLRAMTRMIEGEAAAAVRQLEAAYERHAALTANVLPRARMAIEPAVAGYAAGRLPLVSVIEAVQALWVVQADLVAAETELGLAWARLGRAIGSYEGIWQ
- a CDS encoding efflux RND transporter periplasmic adaptor subunit, whose product is MSATRFLHRIAAPLLSALATAVVLIGILWVQHARSGWPFDRPPSTPPPEHPAGIVPTSGAGTAHSRVPVDADAAQSLDIRLETVGHESLTQTVRVVATVVPDESRISHVHTRVAGWIEHLDVNTTGEFVQAGQPLAHIFSQELLSSQTEYLAARRNAAASGITSAVIAGGRTRLGVLGMPPAEIEAIERGGEPRRLVTVVAPRSGVVVNRGVTAGTSVDPSTTLLTIADLSRVWVLAEVPEASIPGVRVGTAAELDFPASGRAPFAARVDFVYPTLSERTRTLRVRLSVPNPSGALRPGLYGTAALQSTGQHVITVPRDAVVDTGLTQHVFVAAGGMFEPRPVTVGAQLADRVEIRAGLNGGEQIVAAGVFLLDSESRLRATGGAAGHQHGTTPDPHAGHRQPAGRK